The DNA region GGCTGAGAGCTTTGCTACAGTGCTCCCTCTTCTAGAGTGAGAACTGGCCTTTTAATACGTAATTCAGAAAAGCAgttttcgggaattccctggtggtccagtggttaggactctgtgtgtTCACTGCCacgggcccgggtttgatccctggtcaggaacacAAGCAGCACGgcccggccaaaaaaaaaaaccccaaaaaacagaaaagcagtttTCATCTGGGTGGGAGCAATTTTGGTCCCCTAGGGACagtgtctagagacatttttgagtGACACAACTTAGGAGTGGGGGGACACCTACTGGTAGAGGCCAGGGCTGTTGTTAAACattctgcaatgcacaggacatccTCACCAGAAATAATTATCTGCCctcaaatgtcaatagtgccaaggttagGAAACCCTGCATAAGAGTTATGAATATAGGCCGGGAGCGCGGGCCTGGTGGTGCCGCCGCTGGCTCTGCCCTACGccgccgcgccgcgccgcgccgcccGCTGCCCACGGCCGGCAGTGCGCGCAGGGCCTGGAGGCTGCGGGCGCCGGGGTCTACCAGTGCAGCGTGCGCGCCAGGAGCCTGTACACCGGGGCCGAGCGGCCGGCGCACATGGGCGTCCCCCACCACCCGCACTGGACGAGGCCCTCTCGGACCACCCGAGCGGACCCACATCGCCCCTGAGCGCCCTCAACCTCGCCGCCGGCCAGGAGGGCGCGCCCACCGCCGCCGGCCATCACCACCAGCATCACGGCCACCACCACCCGCAggcgccgccgcccccgccagctccccagccccagccggcGCCGCGGCCCAGGCGGCGTCCTGGTATCTGAACCACAGCGGGGACCTGAACCAGCTCTCCGGCCACACGTTCGCAGCCCAGCAGCAGACTTTCCCTAACGTCAGGGAGATGTTCAACTCCCACCGGCTGGGGATTGAGAACTCGACGCTCGGCAAACCCCAGGTGAGCCGCAACGCGAGCTGTCCGCTGCCCTGCAGATCTACCTACGCTTTCTCTCTACCGCCACGCAGCTCCATATTCCTATGACTGCACGAAATAGTCAGCTGCCCCGGCCCTCCTCTGCCCTGGCCCTCTCCGGCTTCGCTTAGCAGACGCGCCCCTCTCAAACAGGCTGCACAGACGCAAAAAGAACCCAAACTTGCCCACCGCTTTTTCCGCAGACCCGGGAGCAGAGAGAGCGCGCGCGCCAGCCTCAGCCCTCCGCGAAGCTGCAGGTGACTTTAATTCGCCGCCTCGTTTCTGAGATCCCAAGAGGCCCCAGTACACGGACGCGGCCCAACGAAatgaataatgattttaaaatcccGCTCCCCTTCCAGGATGGCTGTGCTCACTGCTCCACTCGGGGTTTCAAAAATTATAACTTATGGACCAAATCCCGTAGCGACCCAGTAATGACTCTCTGTAGAGACCCCCATAGACCTCTGGGGGTCTCTATAGATTATGTATGTGCtgtgtgtaattttaaatttctctaacCGTGCTGTACAAATGTGTGGATTTGTAATCAggctatttttttgttgtttttcagagCCATTAATACAATATTTAAAGTTGAGTTCACTGGATCATTTCTCATCTTGCCCGACCATTTCTAACTGCCAAAGTGAAAATTCAAGAAACCCATGTGGGGTTTCCCCCCTGTACAATTATGAGATATAATTCTTTTCCCAGTTGTAGGTCttttacaaaacaagaaaataatttattttttgttgttggtggtggatAAAGAAGTCAAGTATCTGATACTTTTTATTTACAAAGTGTAATGGTGTTGTATAGTAGATTCCTCCCCCAGcattcctgaaagaaaaaaaaaaacccactaaaaatTTAACTTGACCTGTGTTTGTCTTATGTGGTCTTAATTGTTGTACTTGCCTTAAAATAAACCCATGTTGCTTTTCTgccccccacaaaaaaagagttatgaatataaacactttttaattataaaaatatttccaacattGGCAGCATGATACGAACTCCACAAAGTGAGAGCGGTGCTTAATGAGGTGTGCCTGCACTTACTTGGCTGAACAAGCCTTGTGCGAGGCACTGGCCTTTCCCAAGCAGGCACTCTGTACCAGGTTGCCCTGGGAGATCTCTGGCTGTGACTCAGTAACTTGGCCCTTCCTCGGGTGATTTGGGCATCATGCTTACCGTAATTCCAGAAGATGGAGGGCTAGTGTaagatttattaaaaacacattagAGAAGCTAGCAGGAAGCTCTTGCTAGTTATCTAGTACTTATACTCATCAAAGGAGTCTTACTaatcttcaatttaaaaaaaatttaaaaattaattgattacTTCTGATGACATAGTAAGTGCTTATATTAACTTCCTatcatttcattgatttattgatttattttgaataaatattggGTAGTATCTGTCTCTAATATAAAAAAGGAGTCTTACGAACTCTATGCcaactgtgtgtatgtgtgtgtgtatgtgcgtgtgtaaataattaattaaattactttTGACTGAGACCTGATGATTTTGGGCAGTGTAGGGACAGGGGAAGTAAATAAGGGTggaattttgaaaaagtaaagtCTCCCCATTCAGATTATAACCTCCAtattatgtttatcttttctagAAGGTGGAAGGAAACTAACATCACTTGAGTACCAGCTACATGTCAGGGAATTTTCTGCCTTGACTCATTACATTCTTACGAGAAGTCCTTGGGATAGATATTGTTATCATCCCAAcataataaacaaaacagaaacgggGACTTAGAGAGAAGACTCGCTTGTACATATAACAAATACGTTTACCAAAAACACACATATACCAGGagagtttatttctattttcactttATGTTCAAAATAAATGACCAGAGGGGGAAAACAAGCTTGATCACTTTTAAGAGCAGAGTCAATTTATGTCTTCAGAAAGACAAGTGGAATTTTTAGCAGAGgataatttttagtatttttggcCAAAGAGCTTGAATATAAATAGGGTCTTCAGAGAAGTGGAGAAAATATCTCTAGAACTCAGGAATATCAGAATTGATAAATATGCAGGTAAATATAAAAGtgcggggggcttccctggtggctcagtggttgagaatccacctgccaatgcaggggacacgggttcgagccctggtccgggaagatcccacatgccatggagcaactaagcccgtgcaccacaactacagagcctgtgctctagagcccgtgagccacaactactgagcccacgtgccgcaactactgaagcctgcgcacctagagcctgtgctccacaacaagagaagccaccgcaatgagaagcccgcgcgcagtaacgaagacccaacacaaataaaagtaaattaaaaaaaaaaaaaagtgtgtatgtgctcttctcttaatttttttaaaaaggataagaTTGTTTAAGGTGATAGTTATAACACTGTATTGTTAGgtttaaaacatacataaatgtaAGATATATTGCAAAAGCACAAAAGATGGGAGCAGGAAATGGAGCTATACTGCTACAAAATTGCTATATTCTACCGGCATTAGGTCAATAGATACACATCCAATTCTATCTCCCACCCTAAGCCAAGGACCTCTAAGACCTCTCTGCCACCCCAGACACAACTCTAtgagttcctttcttcctctaccAGACTCCATTTCCAGAAAGAATAAAGCCCAGAAGTGAACAGGCATTGAGTTCATGGAAAATTGATGGTCTCTCTGGGGTATGAAAAGTGATGGAGGGGAGTGTCCTCTCTGAGGGGCAAAGATCCTTGGCAGGGTAGTGGTACAATGATACAGTATAATGGTTTAACAAAGGCTTGGGTCAGAGAAACGCAAGTTAAATCCCAGTCTGGCCAATTATGAACTAAATAAACTTGGGCGTGTCTCATAACTTCCCTGGGtcatggtttcctcatctgtgaaaaaggcaaaacaataaaatctGAGCCATAGAGTTTTTGTGAAGATCACACAAGATGATTTATGTAATGTGCAC from Tursiops truncatus isolate mTurTru1 chromosome 15, mTurTru1.mat.Y, whole genome shotgun sequence includes:
- the LOC117308299 gene encoding uncharacterized protein; translated protein: MNIGRERGPGGAAAGSALRRRAAPRRPLPTAGSARRAWRLRAPGSTSAACAPGACTPGPSGRRTWASPTTRTGRGPLGPPERTHIAPERPQPRRRPGGRAHRRRPSPPASRPPPPAGAAAPASSPAPAGAAAQAASWYLNHSGDLNQLSGHTFAAQQQTFPNVREMFNSHRLGIENSTLGKPQTREQRERARQPQPSAKLQSH